In Papaver somniferum cultivar HN1 chromosome 1, ASM357369v1, whole genome shotgun sequence, a genomic segment contains:
- the LOC113276546 gene encoding uncharacterized protein LOC113276546 gives MEEEKQLDFNAPFLSVRRFSSPSQRNKNENSKKSSSIPSPYPSYYKPELKSGPIRNAGAVPFMWEHTPGTPKDEINTNQGLFVSPEVRPAVAPKLPPGRVLEIKRRVPPEKKEFIKEQQPKNEVVKVQSQMKKFVTSNRRSKLRGDDNNASKLENLKDVQVTGQKGALGSEGDDDDAFIDAQDTLSRSESFFFNCSISGVSGLDGSADAKPPSGTFATDLKTRDFMMGRFLPAAKAMASDTPQYAPRRQAVAAREPSPRQLPRVPMNEENAGNLLQITPYAEPKFAEDVSEDESEDDGDDYSEAGDSLSKGCGLFPRLCLRSSACLLNPIPGMKVRSHTPLPSARQVSAWTRSEKYRLHIRSNDEKKLETVYKHKLITGLRQIDDENKLRSESNELVCWSGSQTTDGSYKNGLSGDVGISPYRNEATQSPFREGAGFLGVPNQVVNSKDTRFDPYTKGSPNKVVSHRGSGSMSPAAEKTLYIDSVLLLEAPNSCSSSSDYKDFKDNDSQIVVRSQGLEETSLAELFLQDNNDELDVSRKGSVSEPKSSEFVSSEHNFSTDKSNHEDNVEVLKKVDNADDEARFLVCSNVPTIGSLEFDKPEPVSTENEGNLSLVCFLAPLPPPLPKSPSESWLLRTLPSVSSRNAAQFSRKQALKRFSNDPKWETIVKTSYVNNSNSRFSEGLKKPAMQ, from the exons ATGGAGGAGGAGAAACAATTAGATTTCAATGCACCGTTTTTATCAGTCCGGCGGTTTTCGTCTCCTTCACAGAGAAACAAGAACGAGAATAGTAAGAAATCATCTTCAATTCCTTCTCCTTATCCTTCTTATTACAAACCGGAGTTGAAGTCCGGGCCGATTAGAAATGCCGGTGCTGTTCCGTTCATGTGGGAACACACACCAGGCACACCCAAGGATGAAATTAATACAAATCAGGGCCTATTCGTTTCACCGGAAGTCCGGCCAGCGGTTGCTCCGAAGCTCCCACCAGGTAGGGTGTTAGAAATTAAACGGCGGGTACCACCGGAGAAGAAAGAATTCATCAAAGAACAACAACCCAAGAATGAAGTAGTTAAGGTACAGTCTCAAATGAAGAAATTTGTTACTTCTAACCGCCGGAGTAAACTGAGGGGGGACGATAATAATGCCAGTAAATTGGAGAATTTGAAAGATGTTCAGGTGACGGGACAAAAGGGCGCTTTGGGTTCAGAGGGAGACGATGATGATGCATTCATAGACGCGCAGGACACATTATCGAGAAGTGAATCGTTTTTCTTCAATTGCAGTATAAGTGGTGTGAGCGGATTAGACGGTTCGGCAGACGCTAAACCGCCTTCTGGTACATTTGCAACTGATCTGAAGACGAGAGATTTCATGATGGGTCGATTCTTGCCTGCTGCAAAAGCAATGGCTTCTGATACACCACAGTATGCTCCTAGGAGGCAAGCTGTTGCAGCGCGCGAACCATCTCCGAGACAATTGCCAAGAGTGCCGATGAATGAGGAGAATGCAGGTAATTTACTTCAGATTACGCCGTATGCGGAGCCAAAATTCGCCGAGGATGTCAGTGAGGACGAAAGCGAAGATGATGGGGATGATTACAGCGAGGCGGGGGATTCATTATCAAAAGGATGTGGGTTATTTCCTCGGCTTTGTTTAAGGAGTTCGGCATGTCTGTTAAATCCAATCCCTGGGATGAAAGTTCGCAGCCATACACCCTTACCTTCTGCTCGTCAGGTTAGCGCGTGGACAAGAAGCGAAAAATATCGATTGCACATCCGAAGTAACGATGAG AAAAAATTGGAAACCGTctataaacacaaattgattacCGGCCTTAGACAAATTGATGATGAAAATAAGCTTAGAAGTGAATCCAATGAGCTTGTGTGCTGGAGTGGTTCCCAAACAACTGATGGTTCATATAAGAATGGACTTTCAGGGGATGTCGGAATATCACCTTACCGAAATGAAGCCACACAGTCTCCCTTCAGGGAAGGAGCTGGTTTTCTTGGAGTTCCTAACCAAGTTGTTAATTCGAAGGATACACGTTTTGATCCGTATACGAAAGGCAGTCCAAATAAAGTAGTATCTCATCGAGGTTCAGGTTCCATGAGCCCTGCAGCTGAGAAAACACTGTATATTGATTCAGTCCTTTTGTTAGAAGCTCCGAATTCTTGCTCGAGTTCTTCAGATTACAAGGATTTCAAGGACAATGATTCTCAAATTGTGGTGAGAAGTCAGGGGCTGGAAGAGACTTCTCTTGCAGAATTGTTTCTTCAAGATAACAACGACGAGTTggatgtttcaaggaaaggaaGTGTGTCAGAGCCGAAATCGTCAGAGTTTGTTAGTAGTGAACATAATTTTTCCACGGATAAATCGAATCACGAAGATAACGTGGAGGTACTTAAAAAAGTTGATAATGCTGATGATGAAGCTAGGTTCTTGGTGTGTTCGAATGTGCCTACGATTGGAAGCCTAGAGTTTGACAAGCCAGAGCCTGTAAGTACTGAAAATGAAGGAAATCTGAGTCTCGTTTGTTTTCTGGCTCCTCTGCCACCTCCCTTGCCAAAGTCACCTTCAGAGTCTTGGCTGTTGCGGACATTGCCTTCGGTTTCCTCGAGGAATGCTGCTCAATTCTCTAGAAAGCAGGCGCTTAAGAGATTCTCCAATGATCCCAAGTGGGAAACCATTGTTAAAACTTCGTATGTGAACAACAGCAACTCGCGATTTTCTGAG GGACTCAAAAAACCTGCAATGCAGTAA